The Pseudodesulfovibrio sediminis genome includes the window CACACCGCATACCGCAAAAAGCGATATGACGGAAATGAACGACTGCTTCCGTAAGGCAAACAGGTAGCGAAGTGCTATGAAGGTTTCAAATCTCATAATTTTCCTTGCAACAACCCACGCTACCCGGCCTCTGGCCTGAGTAGCGGGAAGAGGATGACTTCCCGAATGGAGGCGCTGTCTGTCAGGAGCATGACAAGACGATCGATACCTATACCCTGACCGGCAGCGGGTGGCATACCGTATTCAAGGGCACGAACATAATCCTCGTCCATGAAGTGGGCCTCCTCATCACCGGCTTCCTTTTCTTCCACCTGAATTTCGAAACGGCCTCGTTGATCAACGGGGTCATTCAATTCAGAAAATGCATTGGCCAACTCGCGGCCTGTCATGAACAACTCGAAGCGGTCGGTTATTTCCGGATTGGCTTCGTTGCGACGAGACAGCGGCGAAATATCTGTCGGATAATGATAGATAAAGTGTGGCTGTATGAGCTTCGGCTCAACCAGCAGATCAAAGAGCTTGGCCTGGAGCTTGCCGAGCTTTTCACCCTCGACCGTCTTCTCGCCTTTCTCTTTTACCAGATCACGACATTTGTCATAATCCATATAGATCTCAGGAGGCACGCCACCGATCTTCTCCAGCGACTCATGGAACGGCATGCGAGTCCAGGCTCCGATGGACAGGTCGACTTCGACTCCTTGATAGGTCACCACGGATGAACCTGTCACCTTTGTGGCAATCCGGGAGAACATCTCTTCGGTCAAATCCATCAGATTTTCGAAGTTGGCATACGCCCAATAGAATTCAAGCATGGTGAATTCAGGGTTATGCTGAGTCGAGGTGCCTTCGTTGCGAAAGTTCCTGTTGATCTCATATACCCGCTCGAATCCGCCAACCAGCAATCGCTTGAGGTATAACTCCGGTGCAATACGCATGTAGAGCTTCATGTCGAGAGCATTATGATGTGTCTCAAACGGCTTGGCCGTGGCGCCACCGGGAATGGCCTGCATCATGGGTGTTTCCACTTCCATGAAGCCCTTCTCGTCAAGGATGTTCCGCATCTCACGAATAATTGCGGTACGAGCCTTGAAAATTTCCGTGGTCTTGGGCGTCACTATGAGATCCACATACCGCTGGCGGTAGCGAGTTTCCACGTCCTTGAGGCCATGGTGCTTTTCCGGCAACGGACGCATGGATTTCGTAATGAGTTTGAAAGTTTTGGTCTTTACGGTCAATTCACCGGTCTTGGTACGAAAGAGGCCGCCGGTAACACCGACGATGTCGCCGATATCGGTTTTCTTGAAGCGTTGATAAGCCTCAACACCCAACTCGTCTCTGGCCGCATAGACCTGAATTTTCCCGGTTCGATCCTGGAGATGAAAGAAGGTGACCTTACCGAACGAGCGATAAGAGACCACACGACCTGCGATGGTGTACTCGAGATCCAAGCTCTCAAGCGCCTCTCCATCCGTCTCGCCATGGTCACTCAATATCTGCTGAACCTCATTATCCCGTTTAAAATCGTTGGGGTAAAGATCGATACCGTCGTCAAGCAACAGACATGCTTTTTCAACGCGCGACTTGATTACAGCGTTAAGTTCATCTTTGGCCTGAAGCGCCTCAAGCATTGGCATGAACCTTTCCGCATGTACGGACTTGGTTGCGAGCTTGATTTTCTTATTCTTTTTCTTATTTTGTCCCAATGTTTTTTTCCCTGTTTCCCGAAAAGTCTAGAAAAATACGAGAAACGTTGAATTTGTAAGTCAATTACCCCTCCCCGTCAAGAAAATGAGCCATATAAGCCCTGCTAAAAAACAAATCGCAACTTTCTAAAAAAAGTCGTGTTTTTTTGCTTGACGGCAATTCCCGATTTATTTAAACACTCATCTCGCTTCGACGAACAAAACGCTTCGACGAACACGAAGTTCCCCAGTGGCTCAATTGGCAGAGCGGGTGACTGTTAATCACTAGGTTCGCGGTTCAAGTCCGTGCTGGGGAGCCAGAAAGCTCAAGGGCTGATAAGGATAAACACCTTATCAGCCCTTTTCTCATTTTGGACAAATCGGAGCAAAACGGACACTTTTGGACGGTCCAACCGTCCAAAAACCATCCAGTGTTTTTCTCAAATCCGATGCCACTCTCTTTATTTATTCCAGCCGAATCCCCACTTGTACGTGGTTGGCCAGTAAGCCCCGCCGCCGATACGGACACCGAGCCAGATCAGAGGAGCCCATATTTTCCCGACTAGACCGTGTGTTTTGACACAGTGGTAAAGCTGATTGTCGGCATCAAGTCGCTCTCTATAGTTTTCTGCTGGCGAGGCATCTGCTCCAGCTCCGTAATGATACTCTATGTCATGGTCGAAACAGCCTCGATGGCCTGCACCTCTTCAGGGCTGGTGGATGCTTCCAGGGCATCCTGATACGCCCTCGTCAATCAATACCCTGATTTCGCCGATCGCATCACCACGCTGACTGCCGGATAGCACAACGGGCGTCCTCCGCAGAGAACGCCCGTAAATGGAAGGCATGGACACGCCGCGCCCGCCCATGCCTGTGAACGATAGTCAGGCAACAGGGCTGTCCGGCCACTGGATGGCGTCCGGGAATGCCGCCTGTTGCGGGATATTTCTGAGTTCCCCACGATAGTCGGCCCACGCCAGCCGCGCTTTCTCATCAAGCGGGCAATCAGCCAGTTGCGTCCAGTCAGATTCGGCCAGCAGTTGATCACGTTCAGACCGCACCTGCGTGGCGGCGTGTTCAGCCCTGGCTTTCTCATCCACCACAGCAGACACAACCTCCTCGCGGTAGATCAAATCATCACCCTTGACCCACGCCGTGGTGTACTCGGTAAAGGCATCACGCTTCAAGGGCACCGCCTCATTGTACCCAGCCTCATCCAACTCCTCGGGGGTCAGCTCCGCGAAAGAGCGGAGAAAACCGTTGATCTCCACGGTTGTCGGCGGCATACGTTTGATGCTTCCATCTTTGTATCTGTACATCATATCTCCTAGTTTGGTTGTGCGTTGGAGGTATTGGCCGGATACAGCAATGTCCCGGTCCAGTCATATACTGTGTTACTAACGTTGCTAATGGCACTGACAAGCTTAAAACCATTGCTCAAGAATTTGACGACGGCACTATCAGTCCCATCATTGGTATAGGTGATGCCGTTGATAGTCAGTGTATCCAAGGCGCATCTAGTGCAGATGCACATACCATTAGCACTGCCGTTGCCCTTGTACGAACCGGAGAGGTCATATACCCCATCCTCAATGTTAGAGGGAGCTAAAGCGACGAATCCATCAGGCGCTGGATATTCAAGGTCGGCCTCAGAGAAATGACCGGTTATCCTGGTCCCACTTGTATACACGCTGGCAACATGGATAAAATCCTTGAGCGTTGGGACGGTATACACAGGGTCAGTTCCAGTTGCAGGGGCAGGAGAGCCTGTGCCTAACCACGTCTCATTTTGACGTACCCACGCTTTCCCTGTGTCTGTGTCGTATGCAATACCGATTGTATGTCCGGCACTAAGAGTAGTAGCTGAACACAAAACCACCGCGCTGCTACCATTGGCAATTAACTGCAACTGGTTTGAAGTGAGCATAAAGGCATAGGAACCTGTTCCACCAGCCACCGGACCGGGCCATAAGAAATGATCTTCAAACCCAAACCGCACACCAACTGACTGGGAGAGAGTATCAACATGAAACTCCATATACCATTTGCCGGTACTGAGCAGGGTACTCCGTGAGGCTCCCCACCCGCCCGGACCTTGGATAGATACATTACCATCATGATACACAGGC containing:
- the lysS gene encoding lysine--tRNA ligase, yielding MLEALQAKDELNAVIKSRVEKACLLLDDGIDLYPNDFKRDNEVQQILSDHGETDGEALESLDLEYTIAGRVVSYRSFGKVTFFHLQDRTGKIQVYAARDELGVEAYQRFKKTDIGDIVGVTGGLFRTKTGELTVKTKTFKLITKSMRPLPEKHHGLKDVETRYRQRYVDLIVTPKTTEIFKARTAIIREMRNILDEKGFMEVETPMMQAIPGGATAKPFETHHNALDMKLYMRIAPELYLKRLLVGGFERVYEINRNFRNEGTSTQHNPEFTMLEFYWAYANFENLMDLTEEMFSRIATKVTGSSVVTYQGVEVDLSIGAWTRMPFHESLEKIGGVPPEIYMDYDKCRDLVKEKGEKTVEGEKLGKLQAKLFDLLVEPKLIQPHFIYHYPTDISPLSRRNEANPEITDRFELFMTGRELANAFSELNDPVDQRGRFEIQVEEKEAGDEEAHFMDEDYVRALEYGMPPAAGQGIGIDRLVMLLTDSASIREVILFPLLRPEAG
- a CDS encoding tail fiber assembly protein: MYRYKDGSIKRMPPTTVEINGFLRSFAELTPEELDEAGYNEAVPLKRDAFTEYTTAWVKGDDLIYREEVVSAVVDEKARAEHAATQVRSERDQLLAESDWTQLADCPLDEKARLAWADYRGELRNIPQQAAFPDAIQWPDSPVA